The following is a genomic window from Sulfitobacter pontiacus.
GCAATGGGGCGGTGCGGGTGGCAAGCCGCTAATGCCTTCGGCGAGGATTTTCAGCCATTTGGAAGCAAAACGCGCGCGTCGCAGAACCGGCGCGCGCGTGGCGGTTGTTTTTATTTTCGAGCGGGTTAGCCGTCGATGCGGGCGGCCATGATGGCGATGGCTTTCTGGTACACGCCGGCAGCGTTCCACTGTTTGATCACATTGAAGTTGGTTTGCCCTTCCTGATAGCCGGCACCGGGTTGCCAGCCTTTCTGACGCAGGAAGTTCGCGGTCGAGGCCAGCGCATCGGTCTGGTTGTAGAAATCAACGCGGCCGTCGCCGTTACCGTCCACCCCATAGCGCAGGGCATTGCCGGGCAGGAACTGAGTGTGGCCAAGCTCGCCATGTTTTGCGCCTTTGGTGCCGCCATTGATCGCGCCGGTATCAACCAGTTTCAGCGCGCCGATGGCGTGGGGGGCAAAGAAATCGGAGCGGCGGCAGTCATAGGTCAGCGTTGTGATTGCAGACACCACCGAGGTATCGCCCATGAAGCCACCAAAGGCGGTTTCCATCCCGTGGATCGCGATGATCACCCCCGCTGGCACGCCGTAGCGCGCTTCGAGTGACTGGTAGAAGCTTGCATTGCGGGCCTTGCGCTTGCGGCCTTGGGCGACGATCGTATCGGCACCGCGCACCTGCATGAACTTATCGAGCGAATAGTTGAAGGATTTCTGGTTGCGGTCGGCGGCGATGGTGCTGCTGGCATAGCGCGCGTTGGCCAGTGCATCGAGCCCCCGTTGACCGACACCCGCGGCGGCGGCCTCTTTCGCGAAGGCGGGTTTCCAGGCGTCGAAGCCTCCCGCGTTGTTGCCACATTGGGCCGCTGCAACTGGGGCGGCGAAGCCCAAAGAAAGCATAAGTGCCGTGGCAAGACGTTTGGTGGGGCGCATGAAATAACCTCTGACTATATTAAACTTCGGCTGACTCTAGCTCAGCTGTTTCGAACTTCAAATAGCAAGACGCATTCCAAGCGAAAGGGCGCCCCGATAGGGACGCCCTTTGCTGTTGGTCTGGCCACCCGTCCGGGTGGGGACCGCGTTTAGCAGCTGTAGTACATGCCGAATTCAACAGGGTGGGGTGTGTGCTCGTATTTGTGCACTTCTTCCATCTTGAGTTCGATATAGCCTTCGATCTGGTCTTTGGTGAAGACGTCACCGGCCAGCAGGTAATCCATATCCGACTGCAGCTCTTCCAGCGCTTCGCGCAGGGAACCGGAAACGGTCGGGATATCGGCCAGTTCTTCGGCGGGCAGATCATACAGGTTCTTATCCATGGCTTCGCCCGGATCGATCTTGTTCTTGATCCCGTCAAGGCCGGCCATCAGCAGCGCGGCAAAGCACAGGTAGGGGT
Proteins encoded in this region:
- a CDS encoding lytic transglycosylase domain-containing protein yields the protein MRPTKRLATALMLSLGFAAPVAAAQCGNNAGGFDAWKPAFAKEAAAAGVGQRGLDALANARYASSTIAADRNQKSFNYSLDKFMQVRGADTIVAQGRKRKARNASFYQSLEARYGVPAGVIIAIHGMETAFGGFMGDTSVVSAITTLTYDCRRSDFFAPHAIGALKLVDTGAINGGTKGAKHGELGHTQFLPGNALRYGVDGNGDGRVDFYNQTDALASTANFLRQKGWQPGAGYQEGQTNFNVIKQWNAAGVYQKAIAIMAARIDG